In a genomic window of Streptomyces sp. NBC_01142:
- a CDS encoding GTP-binding protein translates to MPQIPVVVLAGFLGSGKTTLLNHLLRRNGGNRIGVIVNDFGSIEIDAMTVAGQVGSTVSLGNGCLCCAVDASELDDYLVRLTRPAARIDVIVIEASGLAEPQELVRMILASDNPRIVYGGLVEVVDAAEFEATRERHPEIDRHLAIADLVVLNKTDRVGQAALDGVLGTLGELSGGTPVIPAEYGRVDPELLFDPAARPEREEKVRQLSFEDLYTDEHEYGHDHGHGHGRAGHLHAAYESVSVASEVPMHPRRLMGFLDSRPEGLYRIKGFVDFGAADPGNRYAVHAVGRFLRFYPQPWARGGERLTQLVLIGSGIDADALRKELESCGQTGPQDAPDERSMWGVLRYVPAAADETAEAD, encoded by the coding sequence ATGCCGCAGATCCCCGTCGTCGTCCTCGCGGGCTTTCTGGGATCCGGCAAGACCACTCTGCTCAACCATCTGCTCCGCCGGAACGGAGGCAACCGGATCGGCGTGATCGTCAATGACTTCGGCTCCATCGAGATCGACGCCATGACCGTCGCAGGGCAGGTCGGCTCCACCGTCTCCCTCGGGAACGGCTGTCTGTGCTGCGCCGTGGACGCGAGCGAGCTGGACGACTATCTGGTCAGACTCACCCGGCCCGCCGCGCGGATCGATGTCATCGTCATCGAGGCGAGCGGACTTGCCGAGCCGCAGGAACTCGTACGGATGATTCTCGCCAGCGACAATCCGCGCATTGTGTACGGGGGACTGGTCGAGGTCGTCGATGCGGCCGAGTTCGAGGCCACCCGGGAGCGGCACCCCGAGATCGACCGTCATCTCGCGATCGCCGACCTGGTCGTCCTGAACAAGACGGACCGGGTGGGGCAGGCCGCGCTGGACGGCGTGCTCGGGACGCTCGGCGAGCTCAGCGGGGGCACGCCGGTGATTCCCGCGGAGTACGGGCGGGTCGATCCCGAGCTGCTCTTCGACCCCGCCGCGCGGCCGGAGCGGGAGGAGAAGGTCCGGCAGCTGTCCTTCGAGGACCTGTACACGGACGAGCACGAGTACGGGCACGACCACGGGCATGGGCACGGGCGCGCGGGTCATCTGCACGCCGCGTACGAGAGCGTCTCCGTAGCGTCGGAGGTGCCCATGCACCCCCGGCGGCTCATGGGCTTCCTGGACTCCCGGCCCGAGGGGCTCTACCGGATCAAGGGATTCGTCGACTTCGGGGCGGCCGATCCGGGCAACCGGTACGCCGTGCATGCGGTCGGCCGGTTTCTGCGGTTCTACCCCCAGCCGTGGGCGCGCGGCGGCGAGCGCCTGACCCAGCTCGTGCTGATCGGGTCGGGCATCGATGCCGACGCGCTGCGCAAGGAGCTGGAGTCCTGCGGACAGACCGGTCCGCAGGACGCCCCCGACGAGCGGAGCATGTGGGGCGTCCTGCGGTACGTACCTGCGGCAGCGGACGAGACGGCGGAGGCCGACTAG
- a CDS encoding DNA topoisomerase (ATP-hydrolyzing) subunit A: MARRSTKTPPPDDFEEKILDIDVVDEMQGSFLEYAYSVIYSRALPDARDGMKPVHRRIVYQMNEMGLRPDRGYVKCARVVGEVMGKLHPHGDASIYDALVRMAQPFSMRLPLVDGHGNFGSLGNDDPPAAMRYTECRMADATSLMTESIDEDTVDFQSNYDGQEREPVALPAAYPNLLVNGASGIAVGMATNMPPHNLGEVIAAARHLIKHPGADLETLMRFVPGPDLPTGGRIVGLTGIKDAYESGRGTFKIRATVSVENVTARRKGLVVTELPFAVGPEKVIAKIKDLVSSKKLQGIADVKDLTDRAHGLRLVIEVKNGFIPEAVLEQLYKLTPMEESFGINNVALVDGQPLTLGLKELLEVYLDHRFEVVRRRSEFRRTKRRDRLHLVEGLLVALLDIDEVIRLIRSSDNSAQAKERLIEHFSLSEIQTQYILDTPLRRLTRFDRIELESERDRLTGEIDELTGILDSDTELRKLVSTELAAVAKKFGTERRTVLLESAGTPVAAASLEVADDPCRVLLSSTGLLARTANGRPLTDEAGKRTKHDVIVSAVPATQRGDVGAVTSTGRLLRVSVIDLPQLPDTASAPNLSGGAPLSEFLSLEADETLVCLTTLDESSPGLALGTLQGVVKRVVPDYPSNKEELEVITLKDGDRIVGAAELRTGEEDLVFITSDAQLLRYQASQVRPQGRAAGGMAGIKLAEGAEVISFTAVDPAVDAVVFTIAGSHGTLDDSVMTSKLTPFDQYPRKGRATGGVRCQRFLKGEDVLVLAWAGAVPVRAAQKNGTPAELPEPDPRRDGSGTPLTSAIAVLAGPAS; this comes from the coding sequence ATGGCCCGCCGCAGCACGAAGACCCCGCCGCCGGACGATTTCGAGGAGAAGATCCTCGACATCGACGTCGTGGACGAAATGCAGGGCTCCTTCCTCGAGTACGCGTACTCGGTGATCTACTCCCGGGCCCTGCCGGACGCACGTGACGGAATGAAGCCGGTGCACCGCCGGATCGTGTACCAGATGAACGAAATGGGCCTGCGCCCCGACCGCGGCTATGTGAAGTGTGCCCGCGTCGTCGGCGAGGTCATGGGTAAGCTGCACCCGCACGGAGACGCGTCGATCTACGACGCCCTCGTGCGGATGGCACAGCCGTTCTCGATGCGCCTGCCGCTGGTCGACGGCCATGGCAACTTCGGCTCCCTCGGCAACGACGACCCGCCGGCCGCGATGCGGTACACCGAGTGCCGGATGGCGGATGCCACCAGCCTGATGACGGAGTCGATCGACGAGGACACCGTCGATTTCCAGTCGAACTACGACGGCCAGGAGCGGGAGCCCGTGGCGCTCCCCGCCGCGTATCCGAACCTGCTGGTCAACGGCGCGTCGGGGATTGCGGTCGGCATGGCGACGAACATGCCGCCGCACAATCTGGGCGAGGTCATCGCCGCCGCCCGCCATCTGATCAAGCACCCGGGCGCGGACCTCGAGACGCTGATGCGTTTCGTCCCCGGGCCCGACCTGCCGACCGGCGGCCGGATCGTGGGTCTGACCGGCATCAAGGACGCGTACGAATCCGGCCGCGGCACCTTCAAGATCCGCGCGACGGTCTCCGTGGAGAACGTCACGGCGCGCCGCAAGGGTCTGGTCGTCACCGAACTGCCCTTCGCCGTCGGGCCGGAGAAGGTGATCGCGAAGATCAAGGATCTGGTCTCCTCGAAGAAGCTCCAGGGCATCGCGGATGTCAAGGACCTCACCGACCGTGCGCACGGTCTGCGTCTGGTCATCGAGGTCAAGAACGGCTTCATTCCGGAGGCCGTGCTGGAGCAGCTCTACAAGCTGACGCCGATGGAGGAGTCCTTCGGTATCAACAACGTGGCGCTCGTGGACGGCCAGCCGCTCACCCTCGGACTCAAGGAGCTGCTGGAGGTCTATCTCGACCACCGCTTCGAGGTCGTGCGCCGGCGCAGCGAGTTCCGGCGCACCAAGCGGCGCGACCGGCTGCACCTGGTCGAGGGCCTGCTCGTCGCGCTGCTCGACATCGACGAGGTCATCCGTCTCATCCGGTCGAGTGACAATTCCGCGCAGGCCAAGGAGCGGCTGATCGAGCACTTCTCGCTCAGCGAAATCCAGACGCAGTACATTCTGGACACTCCCCTGCGCCGGCTGACCAGGTTCGACCGGATCGAGCTGGAGAGCGAGCGCGACCGCCTGACCGGCGAGATCGACGAGCTGACCGGGATCCTGGACTCGGACACCGAGCTGCGCAAGCTGGTCTCGACCGAACTGGCCGCGGTGGCCAAGAAGTTCGGCACCGAGCGGCGCACGGTCCTCCTGGAGTCGGCGGGCACGCCCGTGGCGGCGGCGTCGCTCGAGGTCGCGGACGACCCGTGCCGGGTGCTGCTCTCCTCGACCGGACTACTGGCGCGTACGGCCAATGGCCGGCCCCTGACGGACGAGGCCGGAAAGCGCACCAAGCACGACGTGATCGTCTCCGCTGTGCCGGCCACGCAGCGCGGTGATGTGGGGGCGGTGACGTCGACCGGGCGGCTGCTGCGGGTCTCGGTGATCGATCTGCCGCAGCTGCCGGACACGGCGTCCGCGCCCAACCTCTCGGGCGGGGCGCCGCTTTCGGAGTTCCTCTCCCTGGAGGCGGACGAGACGCTCGTCTGTCTGACCACACTCGACGAGTCCTCACCGGGCCTCGCGCTCGGCACGCTGCAGGGTGTCGTCAAGCGGGTCGTGCCCGACTACCCCTCCAACAAGGAGGAGTTGGAGGTCATCACCCTCAAGGACGGGGACCGGATCGTCGGCGCGGCCGAGCTGCGTACGGGCGAGGAGGACCTGGTCTTCATCACCTCCGACGCCCAGTTGCTGCGCTACCAGGCCTCGCAGGTACGGCCGCAGGGCCGGGCCGCGGGCGGCATGGCCGGTATCAAGCTGGCGGAGGGCGCCGAGGTGATCTCCTTCACGGCGGTGGACCCGGCCGTGGACGCGGTGGTGTTCACGATCGCGGGTTCGCACGGCACGCTGGACGACTCGGTCATGACATCGAAGCTCACGCCCTTCGACCAGTACCCCCGCAAGGGGCGGGCCACGGGTGGCGTGCGCTGCCAGCGCTTCCTCAAGGGCGAGGACGTGCTGGTGCTGGCCTGGGCGGGCGCGGTCCCGGTCCGGGCCGCCCAGAAGAACGGCACCCCGGCCGAGCTCCCGGAGCCGGACCCGCGCCGCGACGGCTCGGGCACGCCGCTGACCTCGGCAATCGCCGTGCTGGCGGGCCCGGCGAGCTAG
- a CDS encoding pitrilysin family protein: protein MPMGHTATAQAGSGGLTATEHRLDNGLRVVLSEDHLTPVAAVCLWYDVGSRHEVKDRTGLAHLFEHLMFQGSGQVKGNGHFELVQGAGGSLNGTTSFERTNYFETMPTHQLELALWLEADRMGSLLVALDDESMENQRDVVKNERRQRYDNVPYGTAFEKLTALAYPEGHPYHHTPIGSMADLDAATLEDARAFFRTYYAPNNAVLSVVGDIDPVQTLAWIEKYFGSIPSHDGKQPPRDGSLPENIGEQLREEIHEEVPARALMAAYRLPHDGTRECDAADLALTVLGGGESSRLHNRLVRRDQTAVAAGFGLLRLAGAPSLGWLDVKTSGGVEVPQIEAAVDEELARFAAEGPTAEEMERAQAQLEREWLDRLGTVAGRADELCRYAVLFGDPQLALTAVQRVLDVTAEEVQAVAKARLRPDNRAVLVYEPLSADDSDENAENDEHEGADQ from the coding sequence ATGCCCATGGGTCACACGGCCACAGCGCAGGCCGGTTCCGGCGGCCTGACAGCGACTGAGCACCGGCTGGACAACGGCTTGCGCGTGGTGCTCTCCGAGGACCACCTGACCCCGGTCGCCGCGGTCTGCCTCTGGTACGACGTCGGTTCGCGCCATGAGGTCAAGGACCGTACCGGCCTCGCTCACCTCTTCGAGCACCTGATGTTCCAGGGCTCCGGCCAGGTCAAGGGGAACGGCCACTTCGAGCTGGTGCAGGGGGCCGGCGGCTCGCTGAACGGCACCACCAGCTTCGAGCGCACCAACTACTTCGAGACCATGCCCACGCACCAGCTCGAGCTGGCGCTCTGGCTGGAAGCCGACCGCATGGGCTCGCTGCTCGTCGCGCTCGACGACGAGTCGATGGAGAACCAGCGCGACGTCGTCAAGAACGAGCGCCGCCAGCGGTACGACAACGTTCCGTACGGCACGGCCTTCGAGAAGCTGACCGCCCTCGCCTACCCGGAGGGCCACCCGTACCACCACACCCCGATCGGCTCGATGGCCGACCTGGACGCGGCGACCCTCGAGGACGCGCGCGCCTTCTTCCGTACGTACTACGCGCCGAACAACGCCGTGCTGTCGGTCGTCGGGGACATCGACCCGGTGCAGACGCTCGCCTGGATCGAGAAGTACTTCGGCTCCATCCCCTCCCACGACGGCAAGCAGCCGCCGCGCGACGGCTCGCTCCCGGAGAACATCGGTGAGCAACTGCGCGAGGAGATCCACGAGGAGGTACCGGCCCGGGCGCTGATGGCCGCCTACCGGCTGCCGCACGACGGAACGCGCGAGTGCGACGCCGCCGACCTGGCGCTCACCGTCCTGGGCGGCGGCGAGTCCTCGCGGCTGCACAACCGCCTGGTGCGCCGTGACCAGACGGCCGTCGCGGCCGGTTTCGGCCTGCTGCGGCTGGCCGGCGCGCCTTCGCTGGGCTGGCTGGACGTCAAGACGTCCGGCGGTGTCGAGGTGCCGCAGATCGAGGCAGCGGTCGACGAGGAGCTGGCGCGGTTCGCCGCCGAGGGGCCCACGGCCGAGGAGATGGAGCGCGCGCAGGCCCAGTTGGAGCGCGAGTGGCTCGACCGGCTGGGCACGGTCGCCGGCCGCGCCGACGAACTGTGCCGGTATGCCGTGCTGTTCGGCGACCCGCAGCTGGCGCTGACCGCCGTCCAGCGGGTGCTGGACGTCACCGCCGAGGAGGTGCAGGCGGTCGCCAAGGCCCGGCTGCGCCCGGACAACAGGGCGGTGCTGGTCTACGAGCCCCTCTCTGCCGACGACAGCGACGAGAACGCCGAGAACGACGAGCACGAGGGGGCGGACCAGTGA